One Amaranthus tricolor cultivar Red isolate AtriRed21 chromosome 1, ASM2621246v1, whole genome shotgun sequence DNA window includes the following coding sequences:
- the LOC130808260 gene encoding uncharacterized protein LOC130808260, with translation MKPWSPDIDVMKDEVKTIPMWIKLPGLDLKYWGVKALTKICSGVGKFIKPDNSTLNKDKLQFARILIETDLDAPLPDTITFINEKGCTINQVVQYDWKPVLCTLCKRFGHEGKNCKRGATATVKRWVPKVKQTQPLIQTQQQIQQATQQQNDKQQEHEGFTAIKRKASSPQKPTCPAAEDKLSVTNKFDILTGENTGEPETKDGNTMPFEIQLLPTPNHGV, from the exons ATGAAACCATGGTCTCCTGATATAGATGTTATGAAGGATGAGGTTAAAACTATACCCATGTGGATCAAATTACCTGGTCTAGACCTGAAATACTGGGGTGTAAAAGCATTGACTAAAATATGTAGTGGAGTTGGAAAATTTATCAAACCTGATAACTCCACACTCAACAAGGACAAGTTGCAGTTTGCCCGCATTCTAATTGAAACTGACTTGGATGCCCCCTTGCCTGACACTATTACCTTcattaatgaaaaaggatgcaCTATTAATCAGGTAGTGCAATATGATTGGAAGCCTGTTCTTTGTACCTTGTGCAAAAGGTTTGGGCATGAAGGGAAAAATTGTAAGAGAGGGGCAACAGCCACTGTTAAACGTTGGGTTCCAAAAGTCAAACAAACCCAGCCTTTGATACAAACACAGCAACAGATTCAGCAGGCCACGCAGCAACAGAATGACAAACAACAAGAGCATGAGGGATTTACTGCTATAAAGCGAAAAGCCTCATCACCACAGAAACCGACCTGTCCTGCGGCTGAGGATAAATTGTCTGTGACCAACAAATTTGACATATTGACAGGGGAAAATACAGGGGAGCCAGAAACAAAGGATGGCAATACCATGCCATTCGAG ATACAGCTGCTGCCCACTCCAAACCATGGTGTGTAG